Below is a genomic region from Brassica rapa cultivar Chiifu-401-42 chromosome A08, CAAS_Brap_v3.01, whole genome shotgun sequence.
GGAGGTACCTTCTTCGTGACGTAGAGATATATTATTATTCAGTCTGATTGTTGTTTTTATCTGTCCAGTAATGTCGAGCGATTAAGAGACTTCATCAGACAGGTGTATGTAAATAAAAGGTATACCAATGAGAAGAATGACGACAAGCCTCCAAGAGGACCGATGGTGAGAAGAACAGTGTCTTTTTAATCAATTTTCCTTTAGTTATACCTGACTGGTACAAAGAGGATTTGCTCATATTCTGCAGGGAGATAGTGAGACACGAAGTTCTAGTGGGTCTCGAAGTCCACCGTACGATGATGTGTACGACCGTCGTTACAGCGGCAGATCAAGTCCTGGTGGAAAAAGTCCAGGGTTCGATCAAGCTAACAGAAAAAGCCCTTGTCGTCCTGAGATCATAAATGATTGGCGCAGAGAGGATAGATTTGGTGGTAAGAGAAAAACAGAAGATGAGTCCCATTCACCTGAGCAAGCTAGCCCTCCTGTATCTCGACCCGTTAGGGAAATTTTGGGTGACAGTTTTATTCCTCTTCGCGTGATAGAGCCTCCAAAACCCCAAGTCAACCAAAATAGTGATACTTCAGCAATTGCAAAGGTTTGGCTTTATCGttgttaagaaaataaaatacaatatatttctTAGGGGGGAAGGTAGATGAGGATGTTTTTCTGTTTGTTTAATTTCAGCCTGCTGCATCATCGAGTAGTTTAAGCTCCACAAATGAGAATCCACCAGAAGTGAAGTTGGAGACTGCTATAAGCTTGATAGATTTCGATGCTGATCCTGAACCCCCAGCTCCATCTGTTGCTATACAAGCACCAATATCGACCACAACACATCCTGCTGCACAGCCAGCAAATGCAGATAATGGTAATTGGGCATCTTTCGGTGCTGCGCCCGTTGCCATGTCTTCAAATGCATCTCAGTCACCACCCAGTGGAGGAAACACAGTGGATTCACTTCTCTCTCAGTTGACAGCAGCTTCGGCCGTGCCAGTTCAAATGTCTAGTGGACCTGTGCATCTTGGTCATTCCTCATCACAAATCTTTGCACAACCTCTAAATGGGCATTCAAGAGAACAGTTAGTGAGTGCACCGTCATTTCAACCTCTTCAAGGAGTTCCTCCTGGTGGCCTGCAGTCTTCTGAAGTTAAACCTTCCGGAAGAACAGAATTACCTGCGGTATCGATATAGCCATTTCCTCTTTCCTATACCTATATCTTACCATCAGCAGGACTGTCAATAACGCCCTACCTAACCTGTTTGCAGGATTTATTCACTGTAACCTACCCGTCATACCACGCGGCAGCGCCGGGGTGGCATGCTGGTCCACCACATGGTATGCACTATGGCATGCAGCAGTATAATAACACAGTGGTAACAGTTTTCTTCTGATTCTTTTTCCGGAATCCGTAATGAATATCAAGCATCAATGAAATCGGAGCTTCttacttttatattttgcaGCAGCCTTTCCAGAATGTTCCACAACAAGGGAAGTCAGTGAACCCTTTTGACTTTAGCTCTGAGCCGACAACACAGACACAACCAGTATGTCCTCCTCCATACCTCTTTTGACTTATACAGAATAGAGTTATTGAAATTAGCTCCAACTCCAAGCGCGGAGAAGTTTGCTTATTGGCATTTGATCAAACGTTGATCTTAACCTCTTAGTCAAATGCTTAGCTTGAACCCTTTCCCTATATTACCaaatatttatagaataatAAACTGGTGATGAGTTGCGTGTTGTATGATGTGAAAATGGTACAGGAAACCATGTTCCCTTCCATGGCGTCTCTACAAAGTGCATTGCCTCCTTCAGCCATGATGCCTTCTCAAGGAGCACATAGTCATTTCAGTATACACTCTCAAGTCTCAGGCCATCCATCTGCAATGCCACCAAGTAAGTAgtgcatgtatatatatatatatatatatatacacatttttttttttagttttacttGGTTATCTCTGCTATTGAATGATGCATTGACTCTTAAAAAATGTTTGATGAACtatttttgttcccaaactctTCAGGCTTTATATCTCCTCAAACGCCAGGAAACATGCCACCACGGTATGACCTTTTTATTCAATTACTCCATTATTCACTCACCGCTTATTGTTGGTATCTTTCCAGAATCATTTCTAAAGTCATAACTGTCCGTTTCTTGCAGCCATCTAAGCCCAATTGGGAACATGGGCGCTCCATATGAGACACAACAAACATATCAGAATTTCGGAAGCCCATTTGCCTCTGCAGTTTCTTCGAATTCACCACCTTCTTTCTCTTCTGGAGGAAACCCGTTTGGGTAAGAAGAGCGAGATTATTAGCTCAAAACCTGTAATGCTTTTGAGGGATTGATTGCGTTCTTGTAAGTTTGAGTTCTAAAGTGTGTCCAACCAACCATTCGTTAATAAGAGTGGACGAAAAGTGTGAGGCATGAACGTGGAGAAGAAGAATTTTGGGTTTGTGTGGTGTTAAATCATTTCTTATAACCATATTTTGAAATAGGCTcgactattattattattctttggTTTTCTATATTATTTCATTTCCCTTTTGATGATGATGTTTTACTATAAGCCTGAACCTCGAGGGTGGGATCCTTTTAAAAATTTCTTGAGGATCCTTTGTGTTGTATGATTTTGTTCAAGAGTTTTCACATTAATCATAAAAGCCCTTGTCAACACTGAAGGACTTAACTCATCATCCTTTCTTTTGGGTTTTCTCGTAACTCAGCATCCTTCTTTAGTTTTGAAATTTGCTTTTAGCTGACAATTTGCATAATATTAAGAGAGATTTGCTAACATAATCTTGGTTGTACAAGATGTAGTAGAACGAtagatatttcaaaattattaaatcaaCCTTTTGTataggtgttattggtttatatatttaggttgatttagaaatccatatagtatttataaatgcaaataaaatatgCAAATTCAGAGGTTTTTTCTCAGATttgaatctttttatttttaactacaaaatccaaataaattcattcaaatccattataaaatcaaatcccttatatattaattgaggaacatttgaaaagatgtaacctcaattttgtattaattaaaagaggtcccaatgcataggtggcactcaattaggtagtcaattacattcaattgaaaaataagtaggtccacattcgatttttatatgttgttagatacataaattggtcaaactatatgatataatgatatgatatgatattttctttccttaaataaaacctacggaattaccataaatgactaatatatatatgacaattaatgagtttaataataaagatttgataacaatatatatctcctccatcattttttgtttaattttatattattaaaataaattaaacaatcaaattagctataaaaataaaatttagattttttcgtatatgttatattttgaatttttaaaaacgacaataaatgactaaaactattaaaattattatgttaaaaattaatgatcaatggtttaacatttttattataagaagatacacatgattttaaaaccatatgagtaaaaaatatcatttaataataaaaaaaaatatatatatatatatatattaaacactatataccataagattacataaatattttaatattaaaactttcaatgaattttcaagaacatttataaattataaacttattaaaatttcagattgaaaattttgttatcgatgatttaaatattttgttataaaacgatatgaacgatcatagaaccgtatgattataaattcttatttaataaataactatacaaaatatactattcctagaaaaataggttggtcatcttaacttatattacactttttattaaactaactatcgaattgataaataacgtaccaaaaaatgttttgcactttccttaaataaaagctacgaaattacctaatatgattaacgtatatgtgaaaattaattataatgaataataaatatttgataacaatttttgtatcttagttctttttttaattttatattattaaaatatatttaaaaatcacattaaatatataataaaaatttataatttttcttatatgttatattttgaatttttcaaaacgtctataaattattagaaatttgaagatccccactctgaaaattttgtgatcaatagattatttttttgtcataataagttacaaatgatcataaaattgtattaatatgaacttttatttaatattataagaagatacacattattttaaaaccatatgagtaaaaaatatcatttaataataaaacatatatatttatatatatatatatagattatactatataccataagattacataaatattttaatattaaaactttcaatgaattttcaaaaacatttataaattataaacttattaaagatttcacattgaaaattttgttatcgatgatttaaatattcagttataaaatgatatgaatgatcatagaactgtatgattataaattctcatttaataaatgactatataaaatatactattcttagaaaaataggttggtccatcttgacttacattatattttttattaaactaactatcgaattgataaataatctaccaaatttttttttgcactttccttaattagaagctacgaaattacctaatatgattaacgtatatatgaaaattaattattatgaataataaatatttgataacaattttggtatcttagttctttttttttaattttatattattgaaagatattaaaaaatcacattaaatatataataaaaacatttatattttttcttatatgttatatttgaatttttcaaaacgtctatatattattagaaatttgaatattcccactctgaaaattttgtgatcaatagattatttttttgttataataagttacaaatgatcataaaatataacgcatatgaatttttatttaataaatattcaaactaaataatatatatatatatatatatatatatataaacactaatgatttaaagcaacaagattggctgatcaatttagtcgtccagttgaaatctttcaaaagtatgtgaaagactaaagtcaaagtaaatatagatttagaatagtagttatattttactaaccaaataccaaaaaaaaccgaaccgaaccgaaaccaacccgatatccgggttGAACatccgtaatccaaatgaagccaaactattgtttcattctccaaaatataataaaaataataacttaatcccgcgcaaggcgcgggtcttatcctagtacattagtaaatccgtacgattgaataacacttgatttgatatagaatttatgaataattaaaccaataacacatgattttaatacatatttgtaAATCACAGAACCAATAACATTAGATTTAGTTCAGATTTTCAAATTCATTAAAATACAATAACCAATAACCCCTACTTATACCTTTTGTTTGGCaaacttattattattatcccctatatattaaatgataagccactttagtgatttttggtgacgtgtcgctcataagtgaagtttcaaaaaattattataatttgattggtcgattgtttttaattttatttatttaaattagatctaaaaatttaaggtaagtctaaaagCATTTaccatcacttgccatataatctaaagaatattacaaataacaatttatggtaactaattctcgaaattatagaaagattaataatgttttatttattacttttaatatttataaactataaaatataatgaacgaatttttatataagataattataatagttttatactctgcttgatgaattgtattcgaatataattatataataactattttaaatattacaaaatccaaatatgtctattaatatgatttttaaattatttatcattgtttactgaataaatttatcaggattttaaaattatttatataatgttataaattatttataaaaatataaattctactatatattgattgagaagtcacataagtgattttttattacgtgttgatcataaatgaactcttcaaattgttataatttgattgcccgatgattattaattttatttgttataattatatctaaaaggaaaggataattcaattaccactttcaaaataatctacataatattaaaaataattatttatggtaactaattgttgaaactatgaaagagtaataatacgatcaattttttatatatttataaattgcataaaataataaaaaaaaatgtttatttgaattgatataataattttatattcgtatagaaagaattatatttgtatataaagtatcataatatctattaatgtctaataattaAATGCATGCttcataaatcatttataaaattataaatacatttataaaattatttatattggcttatcagatgttttaaattattataagaagttctaagtcatttatagaagcttatacattaatttataaaatgtattttgaaaatttatcctcctattacaatattttgaatttttcatttttaatggtaaaattcctTAActgtgtttacttagtgtagaaaCCCCTAAACAAAAGATTTACTGATAGTAATGATAATTATGACATGTTagagtttaattcattttatatatataactgataccatcgcaaaactttcaaagatataatttacattttagtgttatatattgtgtaaatctataatgttattggttatgtttcttattcgatattattaatgtataatgaattgttttatacatttttctttattattaattgttattttatattaatatattttcgagtttggtaaaataaattcatagtatgaaataaacaaattgggaatctccttctttcttttaataaagaagatatagaatataattataaaatttgaaaaatagcatacacttttattttattttattttataataaaatcatatttaaattaatgtataatagtatatattattaattacgaaattaaacAATGGTATtaacttaaataaaatattttaaatttttagaaagattttgttagattttttctcaatattttgttataactaaaaataaaatttaaatttacagttaaaattgatttattattaatatctttatatatttaatagattaatgtaaataattaaataaatgtaattaatgaaatgaACCTAATAAGGTTAGTATGACTTTtcttatggtagataaaaatggtacttatcttttaatagagaaaatatagttataaatatgtaattatcaatttaatattaatgttaatgtCCGCAAATGCGTGCGGGCAGTCCACCTAGTTATTACTATTTGGTTTTCCATAAATTGCATTCCCCTTGTAATGATGTTTTATAATAAGCCTGAGCCTTGAGGGTGGGTTCCTTTTAGAAATTTCTTGAAGATCCTTTGTGTTGTATGATTTTGTACATGAGTTTTcacatcctactatataaaagagactaaactcaaggcttttgggactatccacctcagccaaaatattctcatccaaaaaaaattacaaataaatatcatttagaagataattaactaacatacgacttttgatatttctagaaatttcaaattcgtaactgctaatttattaatagaatcatatgtctatattgaattatgttctatttttaatcgttagacttcaagggtaaataaattattaatttataatatatatagtttataactttatattgtagttataaataaagaaaaaataacctgggagggtgaagaagctcatataaaattatgtaattaaaatggtaaaatggtgagtatgatgaggtgatctaagaaaatttgttgtacaaattatggtgttttcttcgtccactataatgatttaaaataacatatatattcacataaataagtcaatatttgttgttttttttggtaagatgttaagattatcattttctgaaaggttacactgttgtttttaaacaacttattacagcaatgaaacaaaaacaaccaacaacaactcaaggtaaaaaaagccttgaggaggtcttatacaagaaagataaaaagaagtagagaagaggagaaagaagaacttcccgggtaagagaggagacggtcacgcatcatacggtcgagagaggcaaggatgactgatgaaggtgagaagacagctgtgaacacacgagcattacgctctttccactacaggtagatggctgactgaaagtagagcttgatgactggagtagtatgcgcatctgcgttgacgcgaggttgattgatccaggctgcaacagagtgtagatcagccgaaggagaaatccaaacttcaacagaaaaaggctcccatatcaagcgagagaaagagcactcaaagaagagatgatggtgagtcccCATTTtcagattacaaaggacgcacgttccGGAGACATTTAACCTCCAACtcctcaagcgatccttggttggcagtcttctccgcaaagccagccatgatataaacgcattacgtggaatatgttccttgaaccaagtagtcttgtgccaatatttcttgttgatagtgtttatattcttttctgacattagtatccatattgtttagtaaactgatccaaagagattagtttgtggagataaccaaacgaggattatagtgtttactttgaaaaaagtaataggttgaatgatagatggcgtgcgtgctttttcacatggaaatctgtacatatattaaaattgtaagatttgaatcatagagaaaatatagtgtatatgactgaagttggtccattccgaaactaaagatggctaaaattcttatTTGTCAAAAtacatagatgtgaatcttatatgaatagagttctccattgcttatagcagtgtaataaactccgtgtgtaaaggagaaaaaatgttatataagtgaaaacaaaaattatgatttttttcttgtgcctataggctcttcgcaatttgaagaagaaagaacatattgtgtgaaaatctttggctcggtcaaattttatccagttgcttataaaactgttgttatctgattcatgtaatttttcagtgttgatttaaaagcccaaaaaacccatctatactgattttttgatatttttttctgtgatttgaatttaaaaagagataaaaatttcgataagttatgtaaactcagaacaagtatttagctttagaaagcatttacatgtttcaaacttataatatatacatatataatgtttaaaattatgcatataaaacctgtataaaatgtgcctgaatatgtttctcttctttaatgtgttaatcgtactatatataatattattttaaaatttcaaaaagtttatgtcacatacaaaaaaccatcaataaaaaatataattctccatctacaacaagaaaaatgaaaaattataaacatataaatttaaattaagaaaaactaacattggaaaaacaagaagttaatgtaaaagaaaaaagccgacaaattatattattaataaaataaatttataagacacaatccgcgcgaagtgcgaaaaaaatctctagttaATCATAAAAGCCTTGTCAAAACTGAATATTGAAGTTTAAGGACTTAACTCGTCGCCCTTTCTTTTGGGTTTTCCTTTAACTCATTATCCTTCTTTgagttttgaaatttacttttagCTCGCAATTTGCTTAATATTAAGAGAGATTTGCTAACATAATCTTGGTTGTAAAAGAGGGAGTAGTAGAAGGATGATATTTCAAAATTACTAAATCAACCTTTTGTAACTTCTATACCTTTTTTGTTGGCAAATCATATTTTCAAGATATCATTTTTTACGTTTGtagaaattgtaaaaatatgtaCATGAAAGAAATAAGTCTATCACataacttttttaaataataattattattaaagaCCCAAACGAGGATCAAACAGTTGGTACATCGAGATTCCGGATCAAAGTTCGAagtgaaaaataaattagacaaaagaacaatcaaataagcagatatacatattaaaaaaaagagtggGAAGAAGACTATTGAAGGATAGCTTCCAATTCTGATAGACACGAGCATTCGAAGACTTTTCAGATGACCGGTTTTTCCATAACCATCCTAGAGATCCGTGGACGATGAAGCTTCAATAATGA
It encodes:
- the LOC103833358 gene encoding probable ADP-ribosylation factor GTPase-activating protein AGD14 isoform X1, with protein sequence MGGGVKEEEKNEKIIRSLLKLAHNKRCINCNSLGPQYVCTSFSTFVCTNCSGIHREFTHRVKSISMAKFTSQEVSALKEGGNQHAKDIYFRGLDQHMLSASDGSNVERLRDFIRQVYVNKRYTNEKNDDKPPRGPMGDSETRSSSGSRSPPYDDVYDRRYSGRSSPGGKSPGFDQANRKSPCRPEIINDWRREDRFGGKRKTEDESHSPEQASPPVSRPVREILGDSFIPLRVIEPPKPQVNQNSDTSAIAKPAASSSSLSSTNENPPEVKLETAISLIDFDADPEPPAPSVAIQAPISTTTHPAAQPANADNGNWASFGAAPVAMSSNASQSPPSGGNTVDSLLSQLTAASAVPVQMSSGPVHLGHSSSQIFAQPLNGHSREQLVSAPSFQPLQGVPPGGLQSSEVKPSGRTELPADLFTVTYPSYHAAAPGWHAGPPHGMHYGMQQYNNTVQPFQNVPQQGKSVNPFDFSSEPTTQTQPETMFPSMASLQSALPPSAMMPSQGAHSHFSIHSQVSGHPSAMPPSFISPQTPGNMPPRHLSPIGNMGAPYETQQTYQNFGSPFASAVSSNSPPSFSSGGNPFG
- the LOC103833358 gene encoding probable ADP-ribosylation factor GTPase-activating protein AGD14 isoform X2, with translation MGGGVKEEEKNEKIIRSLLKLAHNKRCINCNSLGPQYVCTSFSTFVCTNCSGIHREFTHRVKSISMAKFTSQEVSALKEGGNQHAKDIYFRGLDQHMLSASDGSNVERLRDFIRQVYVNKRYTNEKNDDKPPRGPMGDSETRSSSGSRSPPYDDVYDRRYSGRSSPGGKSPGFDQANRKSPCRPEIINDWRREDRFGGKRKTEDESHSPEQASPPVSRPVREILGDSFIPLRVIEPPKPQVNQNSDTSAIAKPAASSSSLSSTNENPPEVKLETAISLIDFDADPEPPAPSVAIQAPISTTTHPAAQPANADNGNWASFGAAPVAMSSNASQSPPSGGNTVDSLLSQLTAASAVPVQMSSGPVHLGHSSSQIFAQPLNGHSREQLVSAPSFQPLQGVPPGGLQSSEVKPSGRTELPADLFTVTYPSYHAAAPGWHAGPPHGMHYGMQQYNNTVPFQNVPQQGKSVNPFDFSSEPTTQTQPETMFPSMASLQSALPPSAMMPSQGAHSHFSIHSQVSGHPSAMPPSFISPQTPGNMPPRHLSPIGNMGAPYETQQTYQNFGSPFASAVSSNSPPSFSSGGNPFG